In one Leishmania major strain Friedlin complete genome, chromosome 13 genomic region, the following are encoded:
- a CDS encoding putative chaperonin TCP20, whose translation MSNLAYINPGGKQARKASALDINMIAARGLQEVLKTNLGPRGTMKMLVSGAGMIKITKDGNTLLGEMQIQHPTAALIARAATAIDDITGDGSTGVVLTIGEMMRQSERYIQEGMHPRTITEGFHIARDEALKFLEGNIIEIPNEERREYLTNVARTALTTKVNPGLSEQLAEAVVDAVYAIAEHGKEVDLHMVEVMHMRHRLSSDTRFVNGIVLDHGGRNSDMPKYLENAYILTCNVSLEYERSELTTGFYYKDPAEKARMVEAERKMTDDRVRQIIELKRRVCTKENGRTFVVINQKGIDPISLEMLAKENILALRRAKRRNMERLVLSCGGEAVNSTDNLTPDVLGEAGLIQEYTLGDDKYTFVENASKGKSCTLLVKGPNDHTIAQIKDAVRDGLRAVKNAFEALAVVAGAGAFEVALHDHLMKFADNVSGKQKIGIRAYADAMLVMPKTLAENSGLDVQECLITLQEASRTARKGGKWVGLRIENGDVIDPIAAGILDNVIVKRSLLESTGDIVAQLLLVDEIMKAGRRGAGGQ comes from the coding sequence ATGTCGAACCTGGCTTACATCAACCCTGGCGGCAAACAGGCCCGCAAGGCGAGCGCTTTGGATATCAACATGATTGCCGCGCGAGGGCTGCAGGAAGTTTTGAAAACGAACCTTGGGCCTCGTGGCACAATGAAGATGCTGGTTTCTGGCGCTGGGATGATTAAAATCACCAAAGATGGTAATACTTTGCTTGGCGAGATGCAAATTCAACATCCGACCGCGGCGCTTATCGCTCGCGCAGCGACTGCGATCGACGACATTACAGGTGACGGGAGTACCGGTGTGGTCCTTACGATTGGCGAGATGATGCGGCAGTCAGAGCGCTACATTCAGGAAGGCATGCACCCGCGCACAATCACGGAGGGCTTTCACATTGCCCGCGACGAGGCTCTCAAGTTTTTGGAAGGGAATATTATTGAAATACCTAACGAGGAACGGCGCGAGTATCTAACCAACGTGGCGCGGACTGCGTTGACGACGAAGGTAAATCCCGGGCTATCGGAGCAGCTCGCAGAGGCTGTGGTGGACGCTGTATACGCTATCGCCGAGCATGGAAAGGAGGTGGATCTGCACATGGTGGAGGTGATGCACATGCGCCACCGTCTCAGCTCGGACACGCGCTTTGTGAATGGTATTGTGCTTGATCATGGTGGTCGTAACAGCGACATGCCCAAGTATCTTGAGAACGCTTATATTCTCACCTGCAACGTGTCGCTTGAGTACGAGCGCAGCGAGCTGACCACAGGCTTCTACTACAAGGATCCTGCGGAGAAGGCACGCATGGTAGAGGCAGAGCGCAAAATGACCGACGATCGCGTGCGTCAGATCATCGAGCTGAAGAGGAGAGTGTGCACGAAGGAAAATGGTCGGACTTTCGTGGTGATTAATCAGAAGGGCATTGATCCTATTTCTCTGGAGATGCTTGCGAAGGAGAACATTCTTGCTCTGCGCCGCGCGAAGCGTCGCAACATGGAGCGCCTGGTGTTGTcgtgcggcggcgaggcagtCAACTCCACTGATAATCTGACGCCAGACGTTCTTGGCGAGGCCGGCCTCATTCAGGAATACACGTTGGGTGATGACAAGTACACTTTCGTCGAGAACGCCTCCAAGGGTAAAAGCTGTACGCTGCTCGTGAAAGGCCCCAACGACCACACAATTGCACAAATAAAGGACGCCGTACGCGATGGACTGCGTGCTGTGAAGAACGCCTTTGAGGCTTTGGCGGTTGTTGCCGGTGCTGGTGCCTtcgaggtggcgctgcacgACCATCTGATGAAGTTTGCCGACAACGTGAGCGGGAAGCAGAAGATCGGCATCCGCGCCTACGCTGACGCCATGCTCGTCATGCCCAAGACACTGGCTGAGAACTCCGGCCTCGACGTGCAGGAGTGCCTTAtcacgctgcaggaggctAGCAGGACGGCTCGCAAAGGCGGAAAGTGGGTTGGTCTCAGAATCGAGAACGGTGACGTGATTGATCCCATCGCGGCCGGTATTCTCGACAACGTCATTGTCAAGCGGAGTCTTCTTGAGTCCACTGGCGACAtcgttgcgcagctgctcctggTCGACGAGATCATGAAGGCtgggcgccgcggcgccggagGCCAGTAG
- a CDS encoding putative 60S ribosomal protein L44 produces MVNYPKKKVMHCGDARCNAHKSFKVVQYKAGKARLFARGKRRYDRKQSGYGGQTKPVFHKKAKTTKKIVLKLQCSGCKSIRQVVLKRTKHFELNDKKKTGNKDPTW; encoded by the coding sequence ATGGTGAACTACCCGAAGAAGAAGGTGATGCactgcggcgacgcgcgctgCAACGCGCACAAGTCGTTCAAGGTGGTGCAGTACAAGGCCGGCAAGGCCCGCCTTTTCGCTCGGGGTAAGCGTCGTTACGATCGCAAGCAGTCTGGTTATGGCGGTCAGACCAAGCCTGTCTTTCACAAGAAGGCCAAGACGACCAAGAAGATTGTGCTGAAGCTCCAGTGCTCTGGTTGCAAGTCTATCCGCCAGGTTGTCCTCAAGCGCACGAAGCACTTTGAGCTGAACGATAAGAAGAAGACGGGCAACAAGGACCCCACCTGGTAA